The Papaver somniferum cultivar HN1 chromosome 3, ASM357369v1, whole genome shotgun sequence genome includes a region encoding these proteins:
- the LOC113360794 gene encoding pectinesterase inhibitor-like → MGLQLSPKNEKETDLDMAASITFPKFPASSSIVLLVLLFCISSAAVTEGKLNISKKLTRGLVTEVCAQTRNPNFCLDMLENDPRTEYSDLFGLTSIALNHAFISVADALNYNRNLFDSAPPELKLRYHMCDLLYQLLTDDLTLAGQSLEDGKYGTAEEHAVTSSMRIDACESVFNDEP, encoded by the coding sequence ATGGGGTTGCAATTGTCACCCAAAAACGAAAAAGAAACAGATCTAGACATGGCAGCTTCCATTACATTCCCTAAGTTCCCGGCCTCATCTTCCATTGTTTTACTGGTGTTATTGTTTTGCATTAGTAGTGCTGCAGTCACTGAAGGGAAGCTCAACATTAGTAAGAAACTAACCAGAGGCCTTGTCACGGAAGTCTGCGCACAAACCCGAAATCCTAACTTCTGCTTAGACATGCTTGAAAACGATCCTCGTACTGAATATTCTGATCTTTTTGGTCTCACTAGCATCGCGCTTAACCATGCATTTATTAGTGTTGCTGATGCCCTAAACTACAACAGGAATTTGTTTGACAGTGCTCCTCCTGAACTGAAGCTCCGTTACCATATGTGTGATCTTCTTTATCAACTTTTGACGGATGATCTTACGCTTGCTGGACAATCGCTTGAAGACGGAAAATATGGAACAGCAGAAGAACATGCAGTTACTTCTAGCATGCGAATTGATGCTTGCGAAAGCGTCTTCAATGATGAGCCATAA
- the LOC113360795 gene encoding organic cation/carnitine transporter 3-like, producing MADTSNLLLNPDDSQTHPLLERYSKTFDETIERFIGSFGWAQLLQAVLVSFAWVFDAQQTFISVFADAEPAWHCIDSHIELCNSTTISNLCKLPRNAWTWNEPIQTSTVSEWGLSCWGPVVAGLPTSSFFFGCLLGGLVLATLADSKLGRKNLLVISCLIMSSSTLLTAFSPNIWIYSILRFVTGFGRATIGTCSLVLSTEIVGKSRRDKVGIIGFICFTLGFLSLPVMAYLTRGYSWRILYILTSVPAIVYSVMVHFMTYESPRWLMVQGRKEEAINTLKSIASPDPDLYGSNNNLLSISLSGIDLSIEPKQSNTDLYASIKLLWDTTWAFRRLSAVMVVSFGVGMMYYGIPLGVGSLASSLYLSVTLNALSELPSSLITYFLIGRLRRRSSMLFFTMLSGFCSIMCVVIHQGQQALRIGVELVSFFSACTAFNVLLIYTLELFPTCVRNSALSMARQALVFGGIFSPILIAAERGVDDNGFLSYGVFGLVIVVCGLFTFCLPETRGEIICDTMEEEEDKKAKNIIVEAPGNKTLVTLV from the coding sequence aTGGCGGATACATCAAACCTTCTTCTCAACCCTGATGATTCTCAAACTCATCCTCTCCTCGAAAGATACTCCAAAACCTTTGACGAGACAATAGAACGATTCATTGGAAGTTTCGGCTGGGCTCAATTACTGCAAGCCGTGCTTGTATCTTTTGCATGGGTTTTCGATGCACAACAAACTTTTATAAGTGTGTTCGCAGATGCAGAACCAGCATGGCACTGTATAGATTCCCATATTGAGTTGTGCAACTCGACAACGATCTCCAACTTGTGTAAATTGCCTCGAAACGCATGGACATGGAATGAACCGATCCAAACATCAACAGTCTCGGAATGGGGCCTATCTTGTTGGGGTCCTGTTGTTGCAGGTTTACCaacttcatctttcttcttcGGTTGTCTACtgggtggacttgttcttgctACATTAGCCGACTCGAAACTTGGTAGGAAAAACTTATTAGTTATTTCATGCCTTATAATGTCTTCATCAACTTTGTTAACAGCGTTTTCACCTAATATCTGGATCTACTCAATTCTAAGATTCGTAACCGGGTTTGGCCGGGCCACAATAGGTACCTGCTCACTTGTTCTATCAACAGAAATCGTTGGAAAAAGTCGCCGTGATAAGGTGGGTATTATTGGGTTCATTTGTTTCACTCTTGGCTTCTTATCATTACCAGTCATGGCTTATTTAACAAGAGGATATTCTTGGAGaattctttatatcttaacttCGGTTCCAGCAATTGTTTACTCTGTTATGGTTCACTTCATGACTTATGAATCTCCAAGGTGGTTAATGGTGcaaggaagaaaagaagaagccaTTAATACTTTGAAGAGTATTGCTTCTCCTGATCCTGATTTATATGGAAGTAATAATAATTTGTTGAGCATAAGTTTATCGGGTATCGACCTATCTATAGAGCCAAAACAATCCAACACAGATTTATACGCCTCAATCAAATTGTTGTGGGATACAACATGGGCTTTTAGGAGACTGTCTGCCGTTATGGTAGTTTCATTCGGAGTCGGAATGATGTACTACGGGATCCCGTTAGGCGTTGGGAGTTTGGCTTCAAGTCTTTATTTAAGTGTTACGTTAAATGCACTATCAGAGTTGCCATCTTCGTTAATCACCTATTTCCTAATAGGAAGACTGAGAAGAAGGAGTTCAATGTTGTTTTTCACAATGTTGAGTGGTTTTTGTAGCATCATGTGTGTGGTTATCCACCAAGGACAACAAGCATTGAGAATCGGTGTTGAACTAGTATCATTCTTTAGCGCATGTACGGCGTTTAACGTGCTATTGATATACACATTAGAACTGTTTCCAACCTGCGTGAGGAATTCAGCACTGTCAATGGCGAGACAAGCTCTTGTTTTTGGTGGTATTTTTAGTCCAATATTGATTGCAGCTGAAAGAGGAGTTGATGACAATGGATTCTTATCATATGGAGTATTTGGATTGGTGATTGTTGTTTGCGGGTTGTTTACTTTTTGTTTGCCAGAGACAAGAGGTGAGATCATTTGTGACaccatggaagaagaagaagataaaaaggcAAAGAATATTATTGTTGAAGCACCTGGTAACAAGACATTGGTAACCCTTGTGTAG